Within Pelorhabdus rhamnosifermentans, the genomic segment AGGAATTGAGAAGATTGTTCTTTCATTGGTGCTGTCCCCTATTGTGGCTCTTATTACAGGTTATGCTATTATGATACTTATGCTATGGGGATTTGGGCGTTTTTCGCCTTCAAAGCTTAATACGGGTTTTAAACGGATGCAACTGATTTCGGCAGGCCTCATGTCTTTTTCTCATGGGTCTAATGATGCTCAGAAATCTATGGGCATCATTACCTTAGCCTTGCTTAGCGCTGGCTATATACCCGCTTTAGAAGTTCCTACATGGGTGAAACTTGTTTGTGCAACTGCTATGGCTTCTGGTACGGCTATTGGTGGTTGGAAAATTATTAAAACTATGGGCGGTCGAATTTTTAAAATGGAGCCGATTAACGGGTTTTCTGCCGATCTTAACTCAGCGACAGTCATTTTTTCTTCGACGTTATTGAATTTACCTGTTAGTACAACTCATGTTGTGGCAGGATCAATCATGGGAGTGGGTTCAGCCAAACGCATTCACGCCGTTCGTTGGACTGTGGCTAGGCAAATGCTGGTGGCTTGGGTTCTAACTATTCCGCTAAGCGCTCTAACAAGCGCTTGTATTTATCAGCTTGTGATGATTATGTGGCCTTAATGGGTACCGTTAAAAAAGATTTGTATAGTGAAATGAAAATTTTCTGTTTTTAATGCAATGAGCTATTGCTTTTGCTTCTTATTCATGATATCATGTAATCAATAAGTTTCCTGAGGTGTGCGTAACCTCCAATATGTTCAACCTATGCAACATGTACGGGAGTTTAAAGTTAGGATCGCTGTTCAGCCCTCGTGGAAGGGACAACAAAAGCCTAACGGGGACACCCACCTGCGAGAGCGGGCTTTGAACATATGGAGGGACGGTATCATGGGTTCTTCTTTCAAAAAGCAGAGGCAATTGCCTCTGCTTTTTGAGTTTATTTTTTATAGGGGGGCTGAAGTGTTGTTAAAAAGAAGACTTGGTCGAACGGATTTATCTGTTACTGCCATTAGTTTTGGCGGATTGCCATTGCAGCGCTGTACCATGGAAGAAGCCAGTTCTGTATTAGATGCTGTGCTTCAGAAGGGAATTAATTTTATCGATACAGCCAGAGCTTATACGGATAGCGAAGAAAAAATTGGTCGGTACTTAGCAAATAGACGATCAGAATTTTATTTGGCAACGAAAAGTATGGCTCGCGATAAGGTTAGCATGGCGAAAGACATTGATTTAAGTTTGGCTACACTTAAGATGGATTATATTGATTTGTATCAAATACATAATATTAAGACGCGCGAGGACCTTGATGCTGTACTCGCACCAGACGGAGCACTGGAAGCGCTCATTGAAGCTAAGGCACAACACAAGATTGGTCACATCGGTGTAACAGGACATAGTGTTCCACTGCTTATAGAAGCCATTCAGACGGGGCATTTTAGTACGGTGCAGGTGCCGTTTAACTTTATTGAACAAGATCCTTTAAAGGAACTGTTTCCCTTAGCTAAAAAGCTAGATTTGGGTATCATTGTTATGAAGCCACTCGGTGGTGGGCAAATTACACATACCGATCTGGCACTCAAGTGGATTTTATCGCATGACATTACGGCTGCCATTCCTGGTATGGATTCAGTAGAGCAAGTTCAGGAAAATTTTGCGGCCTTAACTGATTATCAGCCACTTACGCCAGTGGAAGTGGCTTTGTTATCCAAAGAAGCGAAAGAGATTGGTCCGAATTTTTGTCGGCGCTGTGGCTACTGTATGCCGTGTACTGTGAACATTGATATTCCTCAGACATTTATTTTTCATTTGCAATATACACGCTATGGCTTGAAGGAGGCTATACCAGAGCGTTATGCCAATTTGCCTGCTAAGGCTTCCGAATGTATTGAATGTGGTATTTGTGAGACGCGTTGCCCTTATGATTTACCTATTCGTGAGCGATTGAAACAAGTTGCAGCTGATTTGGAAAAGTAGAATCAGACATGCAATTTTAATGAGCAAGTTGCCGGTTTTGGGCAGCTTGCTTGTTTTTTGAACAGGATTTTTCCAATACGAACAGAATGTTATGTACATATTGGAAAAATATTTTATGAATCAGTGAAATCGAAAGGAGATAAAATGAAAAATCTACTTACAATTGCTGGATCTGATTCCGGTGGCGGTGCAGGAATTCAGGCCGATTTAAAAACTTTTTCAGCGCATGGTGTATTTGGCATGAGTGTTATTACAGCTGTAACAGCACAAAATACACAAGGCGTTTTTGCTGTTCAAGAGATTACACCGGACATGATCGCTGCACAAATCGATGCTATATTTAATGATATTGAGGTAGCTGCTGTTAAGATTGGCATGGTATCAAATGCTGAGACCATTAAAGTGATTGCAGACAAACTACGTCATTATGGTGCACGCAATATTGTTGTTGATCCTGTGATGGTTTCTAAAAGTGGCTATCATTTGCTGAGACCTGAGGCTGAACAGGCTCTTTCTCAATTTTTACTGCCACTAGCTGATTTGGTGACACCCAATATTCCTGAAGCTGAGGTATTAACAGGCCGGAAAATTGCAGGACTTTTAGATATGGAGCAGGCTGCCAAAGCTCTTTTTGCTCAAGGGCCGAAGCAGGTACTTGTCAAAGGCGGCCATCTTGTCGATGATGCCACAGATATTTTTTATGATGGAATGGAGTTTGTGCGGCTTGTTTCTCAACGTATTGCTACAAAAAATACGCATGGTACAGGCTGTACCTTGTCTTCTGCTATTGCTGCTAATTTGGCTCTGGAATTTTCTGCAAGCCAAGCTGTTCAGATGGCAAAAGACTATGTAACCGTTGCCATCGAACATTCCTTAAGTATTGGCAAGGGAGTAGGGCCAACACATCACTTTTATGATCTTTATCAGAAAGCTGGTTTAATAAAATGAATATAGGCAACGCGAATAATCTTACTTTGCCGCATTTCACATTTTTATGGTTTGGCGCGGCTGTTTCAGTCGCTGAAATTATTACGGGTGGTTTAATTGCTCCACTCGGTTTTGTCAAGGGAGTTCTGGCCATTCTTTTAGGTCATCTTGTTGGCACTACTCTTTTAGCACTCAGCGGCATGATAGGAACGGAGAGTCGGATGCCAGCTATTATGTCTACGCGTATTTCTTTCGGATTGTATGGTTCTTATCTGTTTTCATTGCTCAATGTGTTGCAATTGATTGGTTGGACAGCTGTCATGATTGTATCAGGGGCGCGTTCAGTCAATCAGATTACAAGCACTCTCTATCAATTTGATCACCTTGCCTTATGGATGGGCATTTTAGGGGCTATTATTTTTGTTTGGATTTTATTCGGTAAAGAAGGCTGGAAAAAGCTGAATATGATTGCTGTTTTTCTCCTTTTTTTGCTTACTGTTATTTTAAGTTATGTTATTTTTCGGCAACCGGGGTTGTTGTCTGGTGTAGGCAGTGGGACTTTGTCTTTTGGTGAAGCCGTGGAGCTTAGTGTTATCATGCCACTTTCTTGGCTGCCTTTAATTGCCGATTATACGCGGTATGCTCGTAGTAAAAGCGATGGGGCTATTGGAAGTTGGCTAGGGTATTTTGTTGGCAGCAGTTGGATGTATATTACAGGCTTAGGAGCGGCTATTGTTGCCGGAAATGTCGATCCTGCTGCTATGATGATCGCAGCGCAGCTTGGAGTGTTTGCCTTGGGGATTATTGTTCTTGCAACAGTGACGACAACTTTTATGGATGCCTATTCGGCTGGTGTAACCTTTTTGAATATTTTTCCTAGCTTTGATGAAAAATTTGCCGCTGTTATTATGACAATTGTTGGGACGGTTACAGCCATTTTTATTGATATGGAACAATATGAAAGTTTCTTGTATGCCGTCGGCTCGGTTTTTTCACCTTTATTTGCTATTTTACTGATGGATTATTTTGTTTTAGGTGAAACGCAACTTCATTCAAAGCTGTTGCTTAACTGGGAGGCTTTTATTGTATGGGGAGTCGGTGTTTGGCTCTATTATCAATTTGTTATGTTAGACCTTGTTATGGGAGCGACGATTCCCGTACTTTTTGTAACAGCTATTTTCCATTTGGTAGCAAAACGGCTATTAAATTCTTGGTCAGGTATAAAAAAATACCGAAATATTTAATCGGTATTACGGCGCTATATCATGGCCATATAAATGGGAATTGCGATTACTGCACAAAGCGTTGTAACTGTGACGAGCAGGGCAGTATATTCTGTGTCTGCTTCATATACCTTAGCAAGCACTGTGGCTTGGCTCATGGCTGGTAAGGCAGCTTGAATAACAAAAACTTTTTTCATGAGTTCTGGAATCGGAATAAAGGCTGTAACAAGTACAACAGCCAGCGGTGAGATGATAAACCTGCCTGCTAGTAGGGCGATCATGTCTTTGCTTACTTTGATATTGCGTAATTTGACACCGAACATGGATATTCCAATGAAAAGCATGGATAAAGGCGTTGTCATGCCCCCAAGATATTTGGACGTATTCATGGCAAATTTGGGCAGATGAATGTCAAGAAGAATGAATAATACGGCTGCTGTAAAGCCAATAAAGGGTGGTGAGAAGACCCTTTTGATGGTTGCCACGCTGATGAGTTTGGCAGGAGCCGTTCTCCCATCTAGACTGATAGAATAATTGCCAATTGTCCAAAACAGAAAGGCATTGGCCAGAAAATACACGAGGACATAAGGAAGACTGCTTTCTCCGAATAAAGCCAAGTTGACGGGAACACCGACGAAAACTGAACTTGAACAAAAAAATAGCGAGCGAAAAGTACCCTTTCGCTGAGGTCCTATGTTTAGAACCTGCGAAACGACATAAGCAATAATAAAGCTAAGCAGCATGGATGCAATAGGCACAATGACTCCGGCAAACATGGGTAGAAAAGTTTCTTTGTCAAAAGTGCTGAGTAAGTTCCAAATCATATACGTGGGCAAAGCAACATAGTTTACTAATTTTGGTAATAGACTGGCATTTTCTTGGTTGAACCAACCTTTTTTAGTCAATAAATAACCGAGTGAAACCATAATGATAATACTAATTAAACTTTCAACAGCTTGTAAAAAAATTGAAAATGACAAAATTTTTTTCCTCTTCTCATTTGTGACTTTATTTTAATACTGAAAACGATCTTTTCTATATTATTATAACAAGGATAAATTGATAGAAAAAATAGCTAAAATCTTTTTCTCCTATAGGAAAAAACTATATAAGAGGCTAAATTTGTGGATATAAAACAGCTTAAGTATTTTCGCATGATTGCGGAAGAGGAAAATATTACAGCAGCAGCAAAACGTCTGTTTATGGCTCAGCCGTCATTGAGTCAGCAGCTCAAGTTGCTTGAAAACGAATTAGGTGTGCAGTTAGTTGAACGAGGCAGTCGAAGGATTCGGTTAACTGAATCCGGTCGGTTGTTGCATGAACGTGCAGGTCAAATACTCGATTTACTCCAGACAACTGCGACGGAAGTAAGGGAATTGCATGAAGGTTATCAAGGTACTCTGGCAATCGGAACGATAGCTTCTTCTGGTGTGACGCTATTACCCGGCCTTATTCGTGATTTTCACGAAAATCATCCTTACATTAAGTTTGACTTGCGGGAAGGGGATACACATGCCATTTTAGAGCTTTTGAATAACGGTATCATTGAAGTGGGCATTGTACGATCTATTTTTGACTTAGCTTGTTATCATTGGATCAATCTGCCGCCTGAACCTATGATTGTTGCGATGTCTGGGAAATGGAACGTTTGGCGGAAAAAAATTCCGATATCACTCCATGAATTGGCAGACAAGCCATTATTGGTACTTCGCAGCAATGAATCTCTACTTAGAAAATGTTGCCAAGACTTAGCGTTCGAACCACTAATTCTTTGTATGGGTGATGATGTTCGCTCTTTATTAGTTCTTGCGAACGAAGGAATCGGCTTAGCTCTTGTTCCGAAGTCTGCTCTTGGTTTAGTTCCCTGCCATCAGTTAAAATACAGAGAAATTATTGATTCTCCACTGGTGATAAAAAAAGTCGTTGTTTGGATGAAGCAGAGGTACTTGTCCACTGCAACCAAGCATTTTTTAAGTACCCTTCTTTCCGATGATATGCAATTGACATAAGTATATGTAAAAAGCCGCTTGTGGCAGTAATTTCTATACTGCTACAAGCGATTTTTTTCTATTTTGACATGAGAATTTTACTGTGATTCAATTAAAAGTATTGAAAATGGTTTAAGAAAGTTATGGATTGGCATAACAAATAGGTATTGGCAGATGAATTTTCTTTGGTATACAATGAAAAGCATCAAATATCAAAAGTAAATATCAAAGCCAATGAAGGCCAAGAGATCCATGAATTATATGGATTCTTGGCCTTTTGTGTCATTGAACTGGCGGCTGTGTTTTTTTTAGCACAGTAACTCAAAAATCTTTTAATAAAGTTATCAAGGTGCATCAACAATGGTTATTTTATTTATCTTGCATTAAGAGATATAGTATGAATAAAGATTCTAAATTTAATAATTAATTTGGAATTTTATAAAGTTAATATTTATTTTGGTGGATGATTTATGAAATGTTTTTTGGTATATTCAACGAATGCTCGCACACTTGGCAGCTCTAAATAGATATTGCGGTATACTAACCAAGTGCGTCGGACAAGGGGAGTGCCATTAGCTAAGTACAAATTTTGGGTATATAAGTTGTCATAGCTTTTCAAGCCGATTTTAGGCATGATAGACCAGCCTAGTCCGTTGAGAACCATTTGCCGACAGGTATCTAGACTGTCAACTTCGATTGTTGTTGCTGGAGGACAAGAAAATGTTTGATGCCACCATTCGTCAATTTGTGTTTGGATTGCTGTTTTGGCAACAATTCTCCGATTTTTCGGCAGGTCTTGTAATTTCAAAGATTTACTGGAAACAAGGCAAATTGGATCTTCATAGAGCAAATGTTTTTTTTCATCCCAGTGAAAATCTCCCCGAAGAATGGCTAGTGAGACCTCATCTTTTTGTAACATACGGTTGATTTTAATGCTGTGACCTGTTTTTAGGGAGAATTCGACATCTGGATAAAGTTCAAGAAAATGTTTGAGCAGTTGCGGCAGTTCATAATGGGAAAAAACAGAAGAAACTCCTAGAGATAAAGAGCCAAGAATATTTTCATTCATACCTTGAATGTGTTCCTTGACCT encodes:
- a CDS encoding inorganic phosphate transporter, coding for MPDMSIVFVVVAFALVFDYINGFHDTANAIATSVSTRALAPSQAILMSAVLNFGGAMFSTGVAKTIGGDIVRSAAVVTQPMIVTALAAAIIWNLVTWWYAIPSSSSHALIGGLMGSVLVSVGPSNLNFAGIEKIVLSLVLSPIVALITGYAIMILMLWGFGRFSPSKLNTGFKRMQLISAGLMSFSHGSNDAQKSMGIITLALLSAGYIPALEVPTWVKLVCATAMASGTAIGGWKIIKTMGGRIFKMEPINGFSADLNSATVIFSSTLLNLPVSTTHVVAGSIMGVGSAKRIHAVRWTVARQMLVAWVLTIPLSALTSACIYQLVMIMWP
- a CDS encoding aldo/keto reductase gives rise to the protein MLKRRLGRTDLSVTAISFGGLPLQRCTMEEASSVLDAVLQKGINFIDTARAYTDSEEKIGRYLANRRSEFYLATKSMARDKVSMAKDIDLSLATLKMDYIDLYQIHNIKTREDLDAVLAPDGALEALIEAKAQHKIGHIGVTGHSVPLLIEAIQTGHFSTVQVPFNFIEQDPLKELFPLAKKLDLGIIVMKPLGGGQITHTDLALKWILSHDITAAIPGMDSVEQVQENFAALTDYQPLTPVEVALLSKEAKEIGPNFCRRCGYCMPCTVNIDIPQTFIFHLQYTRYGLKEAIPERYANLPAKASECIECGICETRCPYDLPIRERLKQVAADLEK
- the thiD gene encoding bifunctional hydroxymethylpyrimidine kinase/phosphomethylpyrimidine kinase; this translates as MKNLLTIAGSDSGGGAGIQADLKTFSAHGVFGMSVITAVTAQNTQGVFAVQEITPDMIAAQIDAIFNDIEVAAVKIGMVSNAETIKVIADKLRHYGARNIVVDPVMVSKSGYHLLRPEAEQALSQFLLPLADLVTPNIPEAEVLTGRKIAGLLDMEQAAKALFAQGPKQVLVKGGHLVDDATDIFYDGMEFVRLVSQRIATKNTHGTGCTLSSAIAANLALEFSASQAVQMAKDYVTVAIEHSLSIGKGVGPTHHFYDLYQKAGLIK
- the cytX gene encoding putative hydroxymethylpyrimidine transporter CytX, whose protein sequence is MNIGNANNLTLPHFTFLWFGAAVSVAEIITGGLIAPLGFVKGVLAILLGHLVGTTLLALSGMIGTESRMPAIMSTRISFGLYGSYLFSLLNVLQLIGWTAVMIVSGARSVNQITSTLYQFDHLALWMGILGAIIFVWILFGKEGWKKLNMIAVFLLFLLTVILSYVIFRQPGLLSGVGSGTLSFGEAVELSVIMPLSWLPLIADYTRYARSKSDGAIGSWLGYFVGSSWMYITGLGAAIVAGNVDPAAMMIAAQLGVFALGIIVLATVTTTFMDAYSAGVTFLNIFPSFDEKFAAVIMTIVGTVTAIFIDMEQYESFLYAVGSVFSPLFAILLMDYFVLGETQLHSKLLLNWEAFIVWGVGVWLYYQFVMLDLVMGATIPVLFVTAIFHLVAKRLLNSWSGIKKYRNI
- a CDS encoding AEC family transporter, with amino-acid sequence MSFSIFLQAVESLISIIIMVSLGYLLTKKGWFNQENASLLPKLVNYVALPTYMIWNLLSTFDKETFLPMFAGVIVPIASMLLSFIIAYVVSQVLNIGPQRKGTFRSLFFCSSSVFVGVPVNLALFGESSLPYVLVYFLANAFLFWTIGNYSISLDGRTAPAKLISVATIKRVFSPPFIGFTAAVLFILLDIHLPKFAMNTSKYLGGMTTPLSMLFIGISMFGVKLRNIKVSKDMIALLAGRFIISPLAVVLVTAFIPIPELMKKVFVIQAALPAMSQATVLAKVYEADTEYTALLVTVTTLCAVIAIPIYMAMI
- a CDS encoding LysR family transcriptional regulator, producing MDIKQLKYFRMIAEEENITAAAKRLFMAQPSLSQQLKLLENELGVQLVERGSRRIRLTESGRLLHERAGQILDLLQTTATEVRELHEGYQGTLAIGTIASSGVTLLPGLIRDFHENHPYIKFDLREGDTHAILELLNNGIIEVGIVRSIFDLACYHWINLPPEPMIVAMSGKWNVWRKKIPISLHELADKPLLVLRSNESLLRKCCQDLAFEPLILCMGDDVRSLLVLANEGIGLALVPKSALGLVPCHQLKYREIIDSPLVIKKVVVWMKQRYLSTATKHFLSTLLSDDMQLT
- a CDS encoding LysR family transcriptional regulator; its protein translation is MDHIDLLILKNLSEERNITKAAERMFISQPALTRRLKNMEREIKATLVLRVPNGVVLTPQGEEFLRYAEGTLLQFKKVKEHIQGMNENILGSLSLGVSSVFSHYELPQLLKHFLELYPDVEFSLKTGHSIKINRMLQKDEVSLAILRGDFHWDEKKHLLYEDPICLVSSKSLKLQDLPKNRRIVAKTAIQTQIDEWWHQTFSCPPATTIEVDSLDTCRQMVLNGLGWSIMPKIGLKSYDNLYTQNLYLANGTPLVRRTWLVYRNIYLELPSVRAFVEYTKKHFINHPPK